A window of Equus przewalskii isolate Varuska chromosome 6, EquPr2, whole genome shotgun sequence genomic DNA:
tcccttcctgctgtctttcttttcttccttccttcctaccttctttccttccttccttccttcctcactccctccttccctccctccctccctcttcactctctctcaatttctctctttatttcttttctccatctttgttaTATAATATATGGTTTCCCTCAACAATTAGACAGTCCTTTATAAAGACAATCTTGTGTGATTATTTAAttttgagtcttagtttcctcaaatGCAAAACACATAGAAACCTATGTACCTCCTAGCATTGGTGTATGGAAACAATTACATAATGCTATAAATGTCAATAAGACAGGCAACTCTCAACAAATGAGAGTAATACTTATTTCTTGTAGGGTGGTTCTTTAGACCACCTTGTCATCACATATATAAACAGTACACTTGTGTGTCTTGAGGATGTCTTTGGTATCCTGGATATATCCCGGGAAAACCTAATAATATCCATATTTAGAATGTGACTTGATTTTTCAGGGCTTTATTCTGGGatcaaaaatttatttccaaaattagtAAAATCCAGATTTCTCATCATATTGTTTAGGTATTATATTGGGGACTCTATAGTCAAAGATGATTTAATTGTGATGTTTGTCGTCACCAAAGATATTACAGATCTAGGAAAAATTTAACGTGGAATTAATCAGGGAATTCTCTCTTCTCAAGAAATGAGAAATGTTGAGAGGTGGAGAAAAGAAGCTTGCAGCtctagaaaattcagaaaatactaAAGTTCTTGGAGATTCAGCAATAGTAATACAGTGTATCTCAGGGTGCCAGAAAGATATTCTCAGTGATAAGCTATGTATTCAGTGTCTGTCATATTTAATTATTCACATATCCCTTTCTTCTCAGTCCCTCATTATGTTGGTCCTCAATAACACCAATGCCCAGCCTCTGACCTTCCTCTTGACGGGTATCCCAGGCCTGAAAGAAGCCTTGGTCTGGATCTCCATCCCTTTTTGTCTTCTGTATATTATCGCACTCTCTGGGAACAGCATGATCCTGTTTGTGATTCTCCGTGAGCAGAGCCTCCATGAGCgccatgtattattttctttctatgcttTCAGCCACAGATCTGAGCTTGTCCCTGTGCACACTTTCCACTACCCTTGGGGTCTTCTGGTTTGAAGCTCGAGAGATCACCTTAAATGCCTGCATTGCCCAAATGTTCTTTCTCCATGGATTTACTTTCATGGAGTCTGGGGTTCTCCTGGCCATGGCCTTTGATCGTTTTGTGGCTATTTGTGACCCACTGAGATATACCACCATCCTCACCAGTGCCAGGATCGCCCAGATTGGGGTGAGCATGTTGATAAGGGATGTTGCTGTGATGTTACCAGTTGTGCTCTTTGTCAAGAGGCTATCCTTCTGCAGTTCTATGGTTCTTTCACATTCTTACTGCTACCACGTTGACCTCATTCAACTCTCATGCACAGACAACAGAATCAACAGCATCCTTGGTCTGATTGCACTCTTCTCCACGACAGGGTTTGACTGCCCTTGCATCTTGCTCTCCTATGTCCTGATCATCCGCTCTGTGCTCAGCATTGTTTCTTGAGAGGGGCAGCAGAAGGCCTTCAACACTTGCATATCTCACGTCAGTGCTGTTGCCATCTTCTACATCCCTCTCATCAGCTTGTCTCTTGTCCATCGCTACGGCCATTCAGCACCTCCATTTGTCCACACCATCATGGCCAACGTCTTCCTGCTCATCCCTCCTGTACTCAACCCTATCATCTACAGTGTGAAGACTAAGCAAATTCGAAAGGCTATTGTCAAGGTCCTAATTCAGAAGCGTCTCCAAATCTAATCACTGTTATCTCAGTGTAGTGATAAAGCCACTTATGAATGAATGGTTTTGTAGAATGTGGTGATTGTCCCCACAGTGAATAGATATGTCTCCAACAGTCCAAACTATCAACTTATAAGTTTTATATTTGCTTCATTAGTTTTCCTGTCAGGAATTCCTTATTAATACCAACTAAATCATGATGCTGTTTTCAAGATAAAgttagataatatatgtaaacagctatttatatttgaaagtagTCCAAGACCTGAACAAAATATTCATTGAAACTTTATACAATTCTAAAAGTCGAGATTTAATGTAAGAAATTTTGTTACTAAGCCAGTTGTTATTTTCTGAATGATATGCAAAAAGCACTATAATtagttgattttttccccttaaaatctCAATTCTCTTCATACTTCCAAAATAGCCGTACTATAGAGTGAATCCTAAAGTACACATCAGTAATACAATATTGGATCTCACTTAAGTAATTTGGGAAGGGTCAATTCCTACAAGGAgctctgtgttttttaaatttatttgtccCGCAGCCCCACTTTCTGGCTTTGTTGTACGTTCTggctcagaaataaactcaaggATATAATTTagattattctttttctgtttcttcctctacaGAATGTCACTGGACAATTACAGCTACTTGTACATATGCACCTGCAGTGGTGCAAAGGCCTGTACAAAATCTCAGGGTTGGTATCTTGAGGGCTTCCAGAAACTAGAAAATCATAAATCTTTTCCATGATGGTCCCTACTTAAGACAGACACATTGAGAATCGGAACCTAAAGACTGACTCCAGGTTTATTTGGGATGGAGATGAGGTGAAGGCTGTGTTCTGCAATGTCAGGAATTGTACCTCCTTGAGACTTTCTCTTCTACCTCCTCTAGCCCTGGGAGTTCGAGGCTCAGAAGATAGGATAGGGTAGTCAGTGACTCCAGGATTAGCAGCCTGAGAATCAACATTAAAACACACAATCAGATCCTTAGGGTATAAAGGAGCAACTGTGATGACAGCAGATTGTTTCAGGTGATGTGAGAGTACAGAGGAGGGGTTTCGGGGATGCAGTATGAAATTTTTACCTCTATAAGCCAACATCAAACACAgtactggcacatagtaattgacgaagaaatgcttgttgaatgtGAGTGGAAAATGCCTTCATACTAATGACACTGTGTTTGGCTCTGTGCCGAGTGGACAATACTGACAAAGCATTCACCTTTTGAATTACTCTAGAACTGAGCCCTAAGAGCATGATTTGACTCTGAGTAACATTTAAAAACCAGGAGAAGCTGACTGGCAAGGGACTACTTTGTTAAGTTCTTTCTGGCCTCTCTTAGTCACTATGTCACATTAGAGGTGTGCATTACTTGAGAGGAGAGAGCCACTATAATGACTCTGTCCATATTACAAATGGGAAATTGAGTCCCTCACTCCAAATGCTCACTTGATAGCTTTTGTAAATGACCATAGACATGCTTGAGTTTAGTTACAAAGTTGATGTTCCGGATCTACTGGTTTTTTAGGTTATAATGAAGGCAATCATCTATTTTCATTGATTCAGAATCCTTTAGGATGCCTGTAACCATGATAGAGCTGCATAGCCTAAGTATTAGTTTTTATATTGGTGCTGGGATTGTAGATAATCAGTGTGCTTATTTCATTCATCTTGTACTAATTAGATTCTCTCATTGccaatttctcttgttttcctctcTATTCCATCATCTAACAGAATGTTTCGTGCAAGGTGATTTCTCAATAGATATTTcttgaatagaaattttaaatgttctgaaTACTTTATGTTTCTTAGTAAAAAGAAGTGAGTGAGGGAAAAATTTTACTTATATAACAAATTTACCTTATTCGTCGAACAACATCCTTCTTAATTTCTGGGGCAATAATGAAAGGAGCCCTTCTAACTGAGGAGTCTGGAATCCAATtttggaggaaggaggcagaaatgATCCTCCAAATGCGATCTTGTGGTCAGTAGAGGAATTGTTGGGACAATGGTATGGGGCACAGgtacaaattttttttcatagcGAACTAGGTTTGGGGATAGAATAGTGAACACTTATGCTATAGTTTATGGAATTTATATTCAAGTAAGAGGATCAGATGATAAATAAGTAATTTAAATAGTTACAGGTTGTGTTGAGATATGGAGGAGATTAAATCTTTttgctaaaagaaaattttaggagGCAGAATATGGTTGAGGTACGTAGGTTAAGAAGCATCTCGTTGATAATGTGGTATTAGTTGAGATTTGAAGGATAAGAGGGAGACAGAATATCCTAGAAAATGACAATGAGGGGAAGTGGGATGATAAGAGCA
This region includes:
- the LOC103553902 gene encoding LOW QUALITY PROTEIN: olfactory receptor 51F2-like (The sequence of the model RefSeq protein was modified relative to this genomic sequence to represent the inferred CDS: deleted 1 base in 1 codon; substituted 1 base at 1 genomic stop codon), which codes for MLVLNNTNAQPLTFLLTGIPGLKEALVWISIPFCLLYIIALSGNSMILFVILREQSLHEAMYYFLSMLSATDLSLSLCTLSTTLGVFWFEAREITLNACIAQMFFLHGFTFMESGVLLAMAFDRFVAICDPLRYTTILTSARIAQIGVSMLIRDVAVMLPVVLFVKRLSFCSSMVLSHSYCYHVDLIQLSCTDNRINSILGLIALFSTTGFDCPCILLSYVLIIRSVLSIVSXEGQQKAFNTCISHVSAVAIFYIPLISLSLVHRYGHSAPPFVHTIMANVFLLIPPVLNPIIYSVKTKQIRKAIVKVLIQKRLQI